Proteins co-encoded in one Ruegeria pomeroyi DSS-3 genomic window:
- a CDS encoding SDR family oxidoreductase: MDFTGKTVVVIGGTSGINRGIALAFARAGARLAVASRSQDKVNDTVAELRAAGAQEALGASFDVRDAEAVAAGLQGFRDRLGEFDVLVSGAAGNFPALTAEMSINAFKTVIDIDLMGTVHVMKGAYPHLKRPGASIINISAPQSWLPYEGQAHVCAAKAGVDQITRTLSLEWGPEGIRVNSVVPGFIEGTEGAKRLAPSPEAEKSFKKDVPLGRWGQPQDVANACLFLGSDMASYVSGTVLSVDGALYQRGSGRAGQMIGQMLRAMPKPG; this comes from the coding sequence ATGGATTTCACCGGCAAGACCGTCGTGGTGATCGGCGGCACCAGCGGCATCAATCGCGGCATCGCGCTGGCCTTTGCCCGGGCTGGCGCCCGGCTGGCCGTGGCCAGTCGCAGCCAGGACAAGGTGAACGACACAGTGGCCGAGCTGCGCGCCGCAGGGGCGCAGGAGGCCCTCGGCGCTTCCTTCGACGTGCGCGATGCCGAGGCGGTGGCCGCGGGCCTGCAGGGGTTCCGTGACCGGTTGGGCGAGTTTGACGTGCTGGTATCAGGCGCAGCAGGCAACTTTCCGGCGCTGACCGCCGAGATGTCAATCAACGCCTTCAAGACGGTGATCGACATCGACCTGATGGGAACAGTGCACGTGATGAAGGGCGCCTATCCGCATCTGAAACGCCCGGGCGCCAGCATCATCAACATCTCGGCACCGCAATCCTGGCTGCCCTACGAGGGGCAGGCGCATGTCTGCGCCGCCAAGGCGGGCGTCGACCAGATCACGCGCACGCTGAGCCTTGAATGGGGGCCCGAGGGGATCCGGGTGAACTCGGTCGTACCGGGTTTCATCGAAGGGACCGAAGGCGCCAAGCGACTGGCCCCAAGCCCCGAGGCAGAGAAAAGCTTCAAGAAAGATGTGCCGCTGGGCCGCTGGGGTCAGCCGCAGGACGTGGCCAATGCCTGCCTGTTCCTGGGCTCGGACATGGCATCCTATGTCAGCGGAACGGTTCTGTCGGTCGATGGCGCGCTTTATCAGCGCGGTTCGGGCCGGGCCGGGCAGATGATCGGCCAGATGCTGCGCGCGATGCCGAAACCAGGCTGA
- the purH gene encoding bifunctional phosphoribosylaminoimidazolecarboxamide formyltransferase/IMP cyclohydrolase → MTDLSPVRRALLSVSDKTGLIELGQALAARGVELLSTGGTAKALRDAGLTVRDVAEVTGFPEMMDGRVKTLHPMVHGGLLALRDNADHVAAMEQHGIAGIDLLVVNLYPFEATVAKGADYDDCIENIDIGGPAMIRAASKNHAFVNVVVDVADYDALLAEMAANDGQTSYAFRQRLAQTAYARTAAYDAAVSNWMADQLALEAPRRRAFAGELKQTLRYGENSHQQAAFYTDGSNRPGVATARQLQGKELSYNNINDTDAAFELVAEFAPENGPACAIIKHANPCGVALGATLSEAYQKAFDCDRTSAFGGIVALNQPLDAETAGKIVEIFTEVVIAPGASDEAIAIFATKKNLRLLLTDGLPDPRQPIVAMKQVAGGLLVQDKDVGHVDLTDLKVVTRKAPTEAQMADLLFAWKVGKHVKSNAIVYVKDGATVGVGAGQMSRLDSANVAAAKAQRMATELGLPESPAKGCAVASDAFFPFADGLLEAAAAGGACVIQPGGSMRDDEVIKAADEAGLAMVFTGMRHFRH, encoded by the coding sequence ATGACCGACCTTTCCCCCGTGCGCCGCGCGCTTCTTTCCGTTTCCGACAAGACCGGACTGATCGAGCTGGGCCAGGCCCTCGCCGCGCGCGGGGTCGAGCTGCTGTCGACGGGCGGCACCGCCAAGGCGCTGCGCGATGCGGGCCTGACGGTGCGCGATGTGGCCGAGGTGACCGGTTTCCCCGAGATGATGGATGGCCGGGTCAAGACGCTGCACCCGATGGTGCATGGCGGCCTGCTGGCGCTGCGCGACAATGCAGACCACGTCGCCGCGATGGAGCAGCACGGCATCGCGGGCATCGACCTGCTGGTCGTCAATCTCTACCCGTTCGAGGCGACCGTCGCCAAGGGCGCGGACTATGACGACTGTATCGAGAATATCGACATCGGCGGCCCGGCGATGATCCGCGCGGCGTCCAAGAACCACGCATTCGTCAACGTCGTGGTGGATGTCGCGGATTATGACGCCCTGCTGGCTGAGATGGCGGCCAATGACGGCCAGACCTCTTATGCCTTCCGTCAGCGGCTGGCGCAGACCGCCTATGCCCGCACCGCCGCCTATGACGCCGCCGTCAGCAACTGGATGGCGGATCAACTGGCGCTGGAGGCGCCCCGCCGCCGCGCCTTTGCCGGTGAGCTGAAACAGACCCTGCGCTATGGCGAGAACAGCCACCAGCAGGCGGCCTTCTATACCGATGGTTCGAACCGTCCGGGCGTGGCCACCGCGCGCCAGTTGCAGGGTAAGGAGCTGAGCTACAACAACATCAACGATACCGATGCCGCGTTTGAGCTGGTGGCCGAATTCGCGCCCGAGAACGGCCCGGCCTGTGCCATCATCAAGCATGCCAACCCCTGCGGTGTGGCGCTGGGCGCGACCCTGTCCGAGGCCTACCAGAAGGCGTTCGATTGCGACCGCACCAGCGCCTTTGGCGGGATCGTGGCGCTGAACCAGCCGCTGGACGCCGAGACCGCTGGCAAGATCGTCGAGATCTTTACCGAGGTGGTGATCGCCCCCGGCGCATCCGACGAGGCGATCGCGATCTTTGCCACCAAGAAGAACCTGCGCCTGTTGCTGACCGATGGCCTGCCCGATCCGCGTCAGCCCATCGTGGCGATGAAACAGGTGGCCGGTGGCCTGCTGGTGCAGGACAAGGATGTGGGCCATGTCGATCTGACCGACCTCAAGGTGGTGACCAGGAAGGCCCCGACCGAGGCGCAGATGGCCGATCTGCTGTTTGCCTGGAAGGTTGGAAAACACGTCAAGTCGAACGCCATCGTCTATGTCAAGGATGGCGCCACCGTGGGCGTCGGCGCGGGTCAGATGAGCCGGCTGGACAGCGCCAATGTCGCCGCCGCCAAGGCGCAGCGCATGGCGACTGAACTGGGTCTGCCCGAAAGCCCGGCCAAGGGCTGCGCCGTGGCCTCGGACGCGTTCTTTCCCTTTGCTGACGGTCTGCTCGAAGCGGCCGCGGCAGGCGGCGCTTGCGTGATCCAGCCCGGCGGCTCGATGCGCGATGATGAGGTGATCAAGGCCGCGGACGAGGCGGGTCTGGCCATGGTCTTTACCGGCATGCGCCATTTCCGGCACTGA
- a CDS encoding DUF3035 domain-containing protein codes for MRAPLALIVITTALAVSGCSSKGLRDIRSQGTGPDEFAIMPVKPLTQPQDFNVLPAPTPGGANLTDPTPAADAVVALGGRETALQAGGGIPASDQALVNASSRYGVPANTRTALAEEDAGFRKRQARWTRVRLFPVDRYEQAYRKDAINPFNQNERFRRAGAATPSAPPESE; via the coding sequence ATGCGCGCGCCGCTGGCTTTGATCGTGATCACGACCGCCCTGGCGGTATCGGGCTGCTCCAGCAAGGGCCTGCGCGATATCCGTTCGCAAGGAACCGGGCCGGACGAGTTCGCCATCATGCCGGTGAAACCGCTGACCCAGCCGCAGGATTTCAACGTGTTGCCCGCGCCGACGCCTGGTGGTGCCAACCTGACCGATCCGACGCCTGCCGCCGATGCGGTGGTGGCGCTGGGCGGCCGGGAAACCGCGCTGCAGGCCGGTGGCGGCATTCCGGCCTCGGATCAGGCGCTGGTGAATGCTTCCAGCCGCTATGGCGTGCCCGCCAATACCCGCACCGCGCTGGCCGAAGAGGATGCGGGTTTCCGCAAGCGCCAGGCCCGCTGGACCCGTGTCCGCCTGTTCCCGGTCGATCGCTATGAACAGGCCTATCGCAAGGACGCGATCAACCCGTTCAACCAGAACGAACGCTTCCGCAGGGCCGGGGCCGCAACGCCCTCGGCGCCGCCTGAAAGTGAATAA
- a CDS encoding M16 family metallopeptidase: protein MRAFVAALTALVLALPAWAEVRIQEVTSPQGHNAWLVEDHSIPFTALEIWFQGGTSLDAPGKRGATYLMAGLIEEGAGDLDARAYARKLEELAASFDYDVTDDTLSVSARFLTENRDEVIDLLGTTLHAPRFDQDAIDRVRAQVLSGLRSDETDPHSIAGAALSEAVYGEHPYATEGKGTIDSVSALTREDIVAAFKGALARDRVYVGAVGDITAEELGVLLDRLLSQLPETGAPIPERAQVSVPGPVRVVDFDTPQSVALFVQPGIDRDDPDFFTAYILNHIIGGGGFESRLMQEVREKRGLTYGVYSYLLPKDLASIYMGSVASANDKIAEAVNVIRDVWRDVAANGVTAKELEDAKTYLTGAYPLRFDGNGRIANILAGMQIQGLPIDYIATRNDQVNAVTLEEINTFAAGFLDPEGLSFTVVGKPVGLEGTN from the coding sequence ATGAGGGCGTTTGTTGCAGCACTGACGGCGCTGGTGCTGGCGCTGCCGGCCTGGGCCGAAGTCAGGATCCAGGAGGTCACCTCGCCCCAGGGTCACAATGCCTGGCTGGTCGAAGATCACTCGATCCCCTTTACCGCACTGGAAATCTGGTTTCAGGGGGGCACTTCGCTCGATGCGCCGGGCAAGCGGGGCGCCACCTATTTGATGGCAGGCCTGATCGAGGAAGGGGCGGGCGATCTGGATGCGCGCGCCTATGCCCGCAAGCTGGAAGAGCTGGCCGCGAGCTTTGACTATGACGTGACCGATGACACGCTGTCGGTCTCGGCCCGGTTCCTGACCGAGAACCGAGACGAGGTGATCGACCTTTTGGGCACCACCCTGCACGCGCCCCGATTTGATCAGGATGCCATCGACCGGGTGCGCGCACAGGTACTCTCCGGTCTGCGGTCGGACGAGACCGATCCGCACAGTATTGCCGGCGCCGCGCTGTCCGAGGCGGTTTATGGCGAACATCCCTACGCCACCGAGGGCAAGGGTACGATCGACAGTGTCTCGGCGCTGACGCGAGAGGATATCGTGGCGGCCTTCAAGGGCGCGCTGGCACGTGACCGGGTCTATGTCGGTGCGGTGGGCGATATCACGGCCGAGGAACTGGGCGTGCTGCTCGACCGGCTGCTGTCTCAGCTACCGGAAACCGGCGCGCCGATCCCCGAGCGGGCGCAGGTGAGCGTTCCCGGTCCTGTACGGGTGGTGGATTTCGACACACCGCAATCGGTGGCGCTCTTCGTGCAGCCGGGAATCGACCGCGACGATCCTGATTTCTTTACCGCCTATATCCTCAACCACATCATCGGCGGCGGCGGCTTTGAAAGCCGGCTGATGCAGGAAGTGCGCGAAAAGCGGGGCCTGACATATGGGGTCTATTCCTATCTGCTGCCCAAGGATCTGGCCTCGATCTATATGGGGTCGGTCGCCTCGGCCAATGACAAGATCGCCGAGGCGGTGAACGTGATCCGCGATGTCTGGCGCGATGTGGCTGCCAACGGCGTGACCGCCAAGGAGCTGGAGGATGCCAAGACCTATCTGACCGGCGCCTATCCGCTGCGCTTCGACGGTAACGGGCGGATCGCCAATATCCTGGCGGGGATGCAGATACAGGGGCTGCCGATCGATTACATCGCCACCCGCAACGATCAGGTGAACGCGGTGACGCTGGAAGAGATCAACACCTTTGCCGCCGGGTTCCTTGACCCCGAGGGGTTGAGCTTTACCGTGGTGGGCAAGCCGGTCGGGCTGGAGGGAACCAACTGA
- the lspA gene encoding signal peptidase II — MRARLLFWSAFWAFLIDQISKYLVVHVMDVAHRGSIEVLPPFLTFRYGENRGINFGLFQGESDAARWILIGLSLVICAVVVVWLSRGRPSRWMLIGGGLLIGGALGNVIDRLIYGYVLDFLNMSCCGINNPFVFNVADIFIFGGAAALILLDGKKPS, encoded by the coding sequence ATGCGCGCCCGGCTCCTCTTCTGGTCCGCCTTCTGGGCCTTTCTGATCGACCAGATCAGCAAATATCTGGTCGTGCACGTGATGGACGTGGCCCATCGCGGCAGCATCGAGGTGCTGCCGCCGTTCCTGACCTTTCGCTATGGCGAGAATCGGGGCATCAACTTTGGCCTGTTCCAGGGCGAGAGCGATGCCGCGCGCTGGATCCTGATCGGCCTGTCGCTGGTGATCTGCGCCGTTGTGGTGGTCTGGCTGTCACGCGGGCGCCCGTCGCGCTGGATGCTGATCGGGGGCGGGCTGCTGATTGGCGGTGCGCTCGGAAACGTGATCGACCGGCTGATCTATGGTTACGTGCTGGATTTCCTCAACATGTCCTGTTGTGGCATCAACAATCCCTTTGTGTTCAACGTGGCCGATATCTTCATCTTTGGCGGTGCGGCGGCACTGATCCTGCTGGATGGCAAAAAGCCCTCGTGA
- a CDS encoding aldehyde dehydrogenase family protein, with protein sequence MSIKELFDTMEYGPAPESAAEALAWLVDQGDRFGHFIDGAFTAPGDGFDSRNPATGEVLATLTQATQADVEAAVAAARKAQPKWAALGGAGRARYLYAIARLMQKHSRLFAVLETLDNGKPIRESRDIDIPLAQRHFYYHAGMAQLMESELPDAEPLGVCGQIIPWNFPLLMLAWKVAPALAMGNTVVLKPAEFTSLTALLFADICQQAGLPKGVVNIVTGDGAVGEMIVAADVDKIAFTGSTAVGRHIREATAGRGLELTLELGGKSAYVVFDDADIDSAIEGLVDAIWFNQGQVCCAGSRLLVQEGIADRFYTKLRARMDGLRLGNPLDKCIDVGAVVDPVQLQTIERMVASNTAGQVHHAACALPENGCYYPPTLITGLSTSDPLMQEEIFGPVLVSTTFRTPAEAVELANNTRYGLAATVWTENVNLALDIAPKLVAGVVWVNATNLFDAAAGFGGVRESGFGREGGWEGLAAYTRPKGKRKALARIEPTMGHGAPVDPIDRTAKLYVGGKQARPDGGYSRPVWGKSGLLGHVGLANRKDVRNAVEAAAGASGWAKTTGHLRAQILYYIGENLSARAAEFTHRIDAMTGKRSGAKEVEASIQRLFTAAAWADKYDGQVHGVPIRGVALAMKEPVGVIGALCADEAPLLGLVSVMAPAIAMGNRVVLAASEPYPLAATDFYQILDTSDVPAGVVNILTGSHAELARPLASHLNVDAVWSFSSTDLSAEIETAAAGNLKRSWVNNATSLDWSVDHSKRFLQAATEIKNIWVPYGE encoded by the coding sequence ATGAGCATCAAGGAACTCTTCGACACCATGGAATACGGTCCCGCCCCCGAAAGCGCCGCCGAGGCGCTGGCCTGGCTGGTCGATCAGGGCGACCGGTTCGGGCATTTCATCGACGGCGCCTTTACCGCCCCGGGCGACGGGTTCGACAGCCGCAATCCCGCAACCGGCGAGGTGCTGGCAACGCTGACCCAAGCGACCCAGGCCGATGTGGAGGCCGCCGTTGCCGCCGCTCGCAAGGCGCAGCCCAAGTGGGCCGCATTGGGTGGCGCGGGCCGGGCGCGGTACCTTTATGCGATCGCGCGGCTGATGCAGAAGCACAGCCGCCTGTTCGCCGTGCTGGAAACCCTCGATAATGGCAAACCGATCCGGGAAAGCCGCGATATCGACATTCCCCTGGCGCAGCGCCACTTCTACTATCACGCGGGCATGGCGCAATTGATGGAGAGCGAACTGCCCGACGCCGAACCGCTGGGTGTCTGCGGCCAGATCATCCCATGGAACTTCCCGCTGTTGATGCTGGCGTGGAAGGTTGCGCCTGCGCTCGCCATGGGCAACACCGTGGTGCTGAAGCCCGCCGAATTCACCTCGCTCACCGCGCTCTTGTTTGCCGATATCTGCCAGCAGGCCGGTCTGCCCAAGGGCGTGGTCAATATCGTCACCGGTGACGGCGCCGTGGGCGAGATGATCGTGGCGGCGGATGTGGACAAGATCGCCTTTACCGGCTCCACCGCCGTGGGCCGCCACATCCGCGAGGCCACCGCCGGACGCGGATTGGAGCTGACGCTCGAACTGGGGGGCAAGTCGGCCTATGTCGTGTTCGACGATGCCGATATCGACAGCGCCATCGAAGGGCTGGTCGATGCGATCTGGTTCAATCAGGGTCAGGTCTGCTGCGCCGGATCGCGCCTCTTGGTGCAAGAGGGCATCGCCGACCGCTTTTATACCAAGCTGCGCGCCCGGATGGACGGTCTGCGCCTGGGTAATCCGCTCGACAAATGCATCGACGTCGGCGCGGTGGTCGACCCGGTGCAGTTGCAGACCATAGAGCGAATGGTCGCCAGCAACACAGCCGGTCAGGTGCATCATGCCGCCTGTGCCCTGCCCGAAAACGGCTGCTATTATCCCCCGACCCTGATCACCGGGCTTTCGACCAGCGACCCGCTGATGCAGGAAGAGATCTTTGGCCCCGTCCTCGTCTCGACCACCTTCCGCACCCCGGCCGAGGCGGTGGAACTGGCCAACAACACCCGCTATGGGCTGGCCGCCACCGTCTGGACCGAGAATGTGAACCTGGCGCTCGACATCGCGCCGAAACTGGTCGCGGGTGTGGTCTGGGTGAATGCCACCAACCTGTTTGATGCCGCCGCCGGGTTTGGCGGTGTGCGCGAAAGCGGCTTTGGCCGCGAAGGCGGATGGGAGGGGCTGGCCGCTTACACCCGGCCCAAAGGCAAGCGCAAGGCGCTGGCCCGGATCGAGCCCACCATGGGCCATGGCGCGCCGGTCGACCCGATCGACCGTACGGCGAAACTTTATGTCGGGGGCAAGCAGGCCCGGCCCGATGGCGGCTATTCCCGGCCCGTCTGGGGCAAATCCGGCCTGTTGGGTCATGTGGGACTGGCCAACCGCAAGGATGTGCGCAACGCGGTCGAGGCGGCCGCCGGCGCCTCGGGTTGGGCAAAGACCACCGGGCATCTGCGCGCGCAGATCCTCTATTACATCGGCGAGAACCTGTCGGCCCGCGCCGCCGAATTCACCCATCGCATCGACGCGATGACCGGCAAGCGCAGCGGCGCCAAGGAGGTCGAGGCCAGCATCCAGCGCCTGTTCACCGCCGCCGCCTGGGCCGACAAGTACGACGGGCAGGTGCATGGCGTTCCGATCCGGGGCGTGGCGCTGGCAATGAAGGAACCGGTGGGCGTGATCGGCGCGCTCTGCGCGGACGAGGCGCCGCTCCTGGGCCTTGTCTCGGTCATGGCGCCCGCGATTGCGATGGGCAACCGCGTGGTGCTGGCGGCAAGCGAGCCCTATCCGCTGGCGGCCACCGACTTCTATCAGATCCTCGACACCTCGGACGTGCCGGCTGGCGTGGTCAACATCCTGACCGGCAGCCATGCTGAACTGGCCAGACCGCTGGCGTCGCACCTGAACGTGGATGCGGTCTGGTCCTTCTCCTCAACCGATCTGTCGGCTGAGATCGAAACGGCGGCGGCGGGTAACCTGAAACGCAGCTGGGTCAATAACGCAACGTCCCTTGACTGGAGCGTGGACCATAGCAAGCGGTTCCTTCAGGCTGCGACCGAGATCAAGAACATCTGGGTGCCCTACGGAGAATAG
- a CDS encoding metal ABC transporter solute-binding protein, Zn/Mn family produces MIRRGFLAALALTCSLPLAAWAEAPLRVVATTGMIADAARQVGGDLVEVTGLMGPGVDPHAYRQTRSDIVAMTRADLVLWHGLYLEAQMESFFQDLGRKRQVVAVAEGIEPSRLRAHDDYADKFDPHVWMTPELWREVVAEVERALTETRPEAAETFAANAARHIADLDRLSGYAETVLATVPESKRVLVTAHDAFGYFGQSYGFEVLGVQGISTQSEAGLNRIAELVDTLVSRKITAVFVESSVSDRSVRALIEGAAAQGHQVHVGGELFSDAMGPDGSYEGTYLGMLDHNITTIAAALGGQVPTRGMDGKLSAGF; encoded by the coding sequence ATGATTCGCCGTGGGTTCCTTGCCGCACTTGCCCTGACATGCAGCTTGCCGCTTGCGGCCTGGGCCGAGGCGCCGCTGCGTGTGGTGGCAACCACCGGTATGATCGCCGATGCCGCCCGCCAGGTCGGCGGCGATCTGGTCGAGGTGACCGGCCTGATGGGGCCAGGCGTCGACCCGCATGCCTATCGCCAGACCCGCAGCGATATCGTGGCCATGACCCGCGCCGATCTGGTGTTGTGGCACGGGCTCTACCTCGAAGCGCAGATGGAAAGCTTTTTCCAGGATCTGGGGCGCAAGCGTCAGGTGGTTGCGGTGGCCGAAGGCATCGAGCCCTCGCGCCTGCGCGCCCATGACGATTATGCCGACAAGTTCGACCCGCATGTGTGGATGACCCCGGAGCTGTGGCGCGAGGTGGTGGCCGAGGTCGAGCGTGCCCTGACCGAAACCCGCCCCGAGGCCGCCGAGACCTTTGCCGCCAATGCCGCCCGCCATATCGCCGATCTGGACCGGTTGTCGGGTTATGCCGAAACCGTTCTGGCCACGGTGCCCGAAAGCAAGCGGGTGCTGGTCACCGCCCATGACGCGTTTGGCTATTTCGGACAGTCCTACGGGTTCGAGGTTCTGGGCGTTCAGGGCATCTCGACCCAGTCCGAGGCGGGGTTGAACCGTATTGCAGAGCTGGTCGATACCCTGGTGTCGCGCAAGATCACGGCGGTCTTTGTCGAAAGCTCGGTCTCGGACCGCTCGGTCCGGGCCCTGATCGAGGGCGCGGCGGCACAGGGGCATCAGGTCCATGTGGGCGGCGAGCTTTTTTCCGATGCGATGGGGCCTGATGGCTCTTACGAGGGGACCTATCTGGGCATGCTCGATCACAACATCACCACCATCGCCGCCGCATTGGGCGGGCAGGTGCCGACACGCGGCATGGATGGCAAATTGTCGGCGGGGTTCTGA
- a CDS encoding M16 family metallopeptidase, whose protein sequence is MIRAFALITALVTAAPLWAAPDGHEAVTTFTLQNGMEVVVIEDHRAPVVQQMVWYRAGSADEPVGSSGVAHFLEHLLFKATDTMEAGELSATVAANGGADNAFTSYDYTAYFQRVAADRLELMMRMEADRMRNIRLTERDIETERDVILEERNQRTENNPRALFGEQMDAAQFLNHRYGVPVIGWKHEMETLDMEDALSFYRTYYAPNNAILIVTGDVEPEAVRVLAETYYGVIPANPDLPERFRSQEPPQTAARRLTFKDARVAQPYVHRSYLAPERDAGAQETAAALYLLAELLGGGTTSYMNEKLQFDSQTAIYTGAFYGGLSLDDTTFDMIVVPAQGVSLSEAEAAMDKVLADFIAEGVDAEDLERIKMQLRAALIYERDNVDGIGNRYGAALASGLTIADVQAWPDVLQAVTGEDIIAAARAVLRPEVSVTGWLTNVEEVTQ, encoded by the coding sequence ATGATCCGGGCCTTTGCTCTTATTACCGCTCTTGTCACGGCCGCGCCGCTCTGGGCGGCTCCGGACGGGCACGAGGCGGTCACCACCTTTACCCTGCAAAACGGTATGGAGGTCGTGGTGATCGAGGATCACCGCGCCCCCGTAGTGCAGCAGATGGTCTGGTATCGCGCTGGCTCGGCGGACGAGCCGGTCGGCTCTTCCGGGGTGGCACATTTCCTTGAACACCTTTTGTTCAAGGCGACCGACACCATGGAGGCCGGAGAGCTGTCGGCCACCGTGGCAGCCAATGGCGGCGCCGACAACGCCTTTACCTCTTATGACTACACCGCCTATTTCCAGCGCGTGGCCGCCGACCGGCTGGAGCTGATGATGCGGATGGAGGCGGACCGGATGCGCAACATCCGCCTGACCGAGCGCGATATCGAGACCGAACGCGACGTGATCCTGGAAGAGCGCAACCAGCGCACCGAGAACAACCCGCGCGCCCTGTTCGGCGAGCAGATGGACGCGGCACAGTTCCTCAATCACCGTTACGGCGTGCCGGTGATCGGCTGGAAACACGAGATGGAAACGCTGGACATGGAGGATGCGCTGTCCTTCTATCGCACCTATTACGCGCCCAATAACGCGATCCTGATCGTGACCGGCGATGTCGAGCCCGAGGCGGTGCGCGTCCTGGCCGAGACCTATTATGGCGTGATCCCGGCAAACCCGGACCTGCCCGAACGGTTTCGCAGCCAGGAACCGCCGCAAACCGCGGCGCGACGCCTGACCTTCAAGGATGCGCGGGTGGCGCAACCCTATGTCCACCGTTCCTACCTGGCGCCCGAGCGCGACGCCGGTGCCCAGGAAACCGCCGCCGCGCTCTATCTGCTGGCCGAGTTGCTGGGCGGTGGCACCACATCCTACATGAACGAGAAACTGCAGTTCGACAGTCAGACGGCGATTTACACCGGCGCTTTCTATGGCGGGTTGTCGCTGGACGACACCACCTTTGACATGATCGTGGTGCCGGCACAGGGCGTGTCGCTGTCCGAGGCCGAAGCGGCGATGGACAAGGTGTTGGCGGATTTCATCGCCGAAGGGGTCGATGCCGAGGATCTGGAGCGGATCAAGATGCAGCTGCGCGCCGCGCTGATCTATGAGCGCGACAATGTGGACGGGATCGGCAACCGCTATGGCGCCGCGCTGGCCAGCGGTCTGACCATCGCCGATGTGCAGGCCTGGCCCGATGTGCTTCAGGCGGTTACCGGCGAGGATATCATTGCCGCTGCGCGCGCGGTGCTGCGGCCCGAGGTTTCGGTTACCGGATGGCTGACCAATGTCGAGGAGGTGACCCAATGA
- the deoC gene encoding deoxyribose-phosphate aldolase: METQSLERTAHLPQVTEPRNPGMELDLDWVRAVQANTSAIERRAATLPGRRSVKKDHQAAWLLKAITLIDLTTLSGDDTVGRVRRLCAKARQPVAPALLEALGMGPITTGAVCVYHDMIETAVEALKGTGIPVAAVSTGFPAGLSPFHLRVAEIGESVAAGAEEIDIVISRRHVLTGDWQALYDEMKAFRAACGHAHVKAILATGELGSLRNVARASLVCMMAGADFIKTSTGKESVNATLPVSLVMIRAIREYYDRTGYRVGYKPAGGISKAKDALVYLALIKDELGDRWLQPDLFRFGASSLLGDIERQLEHHVTGAYSAGYRHPMG, encoded by the coding sequence ATGGAAACGCAGAGCCTTGAGCGCACCGCGCATCTGCCGCAAGTGACCGAGCCGCGAAACCCCGGCATGGAACTGGACCTCGACTGGGTCCGCGCGGTGCAGGCCAATACCTCGGCGATCGAACGGCGGGCGGCGACGCTGCCCGGACGGCGCTCGGTGAAAAAGGATCATCAGGCCGCCTGGCTGCTGAAGGCGATCACGCTGATCGACCTGACCACGCTGTCAGGGGACGACACGGTGGGCCGGGTGCGCCGCCTGTGTGCAAAGGCGCGGCAACCGGTGGCGCCGGCGCTGCTGGAGGCGCTCGGCATGGGCCCGATCACCACCGGCGCGGTCTGCGTCTATCACGACATGATCGAGACCGCGGTCGAGGCGCTCAAGGGCACCGGCATTCCGGTGGCCGCCGTCAGCACCGGGTTTCCGGCGGGCCTGTCGCCCTTTCACCTGCGGGTTGCCGAAATCGGCGAAAGCGTGGCAGCAGGCGCCGAAGAGATCGACATCGTGATCTCGCGGCGGCACGTGCTGACCGGCGACTGGCAAGCGCTTTATGACGAGATGAAGGCGTTCCGCGCGGCCTGTGGTCATGCCCATGTCAAGGCGATCCTGGCGACCGGAGAGCTGGGGTCGTTGCGCAACGTGGCGCGCGCCTCGCTGGTCTGCATGATGGCGGGGGCGGATTTCATCAAGACCTCGACCGGCAAGGAAAGCGTCAACGCCACCCTGCCCGTCTCGCTGGTGATGATCCGCGCGATCCGCGAGTATTACGACCGCACCGGATACCGGGTCGGCTACAAGCCCGCGGGCGGAATTTCCAAGGCCAAGGACGCGCTGGTGTACCTTGCGCTGATCAAGGACGAACTGGGCGACCGCTGGCTGCAACCGGACCTGTTCCGCTTTGGCGCCTCGTCGCTGTTGGGCGATATCGAGCGGCAGCTGGAACACCACGTCACCGGCGCCTATTCGGCGGGCTACCGCCATCCCATGGGCTGA